A window of the Tenacibaculum sp. MAR_2010_89 genome harbors these coding sequences:
- a CDS encoding DUF2797 domain-containing protein: protein MQYQGVLKKMATENLETVQYYLDMKTDFLNMNQLLNKELEFHFITYECLSCGLEKEIYRQGFCKKCFFETAKAGDWIMRPELSKAHLGIEDRDLEYEKQAQLQPHIVYLANSSNVKVGVTRKNQVPTRWIDQGAHEAIEIVEVPNRYLAGITEVALKEHVADKTNWRKMLKNDIEDESLESWQEKLREFIPEEAKAYFIENNKETSINFPVEKYPSKPKSLNLKKQESYKGKLVGIKGQYFIFEDETVFNVRANEGLVVKIVVK from the coding sequence ATGCAATATCAAGGAGTGTTAAAAAAAATGGCTACCGAGAATTTAGAAACGGTACAATATTATTTAGATATGAAAACTGATTTTTTAAATATGAATCAGTTGTTAAATAAAGAGCTTGAATTTCATTTTATTACTTATGAATGTTTGAGTTGTGGATTGGAGAAAGAGATTTACAGACAAGGTTTTTGTAAAAAATGTTTTTTTGAAACAGCGAAAGCTGGTGATTGGATTATGCGACCTGAATTAAGTAAGGCTCATTTAGGAATTGAAGATCGTGATTTAGAATATGAAAAACAAGCACAATTACAGCCTCATATTGTGTATTTAGCAAATTCTAGTAATGTAAAAGTTGGAGTAACACGAAAAAATCAAGTACCTACAAGGTGGATAGATCAAGGTGCGCATGAGGCTATTGAAATTGTTGAGGTTCCTAATAGGTATTTAGCAGGTATTACCGAGGTTGCTTTAAAAGAGCATGTTGCTGATAAAACCAATTGGCGAAAAATGCTTAAAAATGACATAGAAGATGAAAGTTTAGAATCATGGCAAGAAAAGTTACGTGAATTTATACCTGAAGAAGCAAAGGCATATTTTATTGAAAACAACAAAGAAACAAGTATTAATTTTCCTGTAGAGAAATATCCTTCGAAGCCAAAAAGTTTGAACTTAAAAAAACAAGAATCTTATAAAGGTAAATTAGTAGGAATTAAAGGGCAGTATTTTATTTTTGAAGATGAAACTGTTTTTAATGTTCGAGCTAATGAAGGTTTGGTAGTTAAAATCGTTGTTAAATAG